TATTTGCTGAGTCTGAATCTGATTTAAAAAAATTTGATATCCGAAAATGGTTAGAATTCTTAGAAGACTATGTACATATCACTTCTATCCGTGAAGTGCCTAGCGATATTAAAGGCTATGCAGTTTATAAACGTAAACAAGTGAAAACCAATGCACAGCGTTTGGCACGTCACCGTGTAAAACGTGGGGATATTGGCTTTGATGAAGCACTAGCTCGATATAGTCATGTTGTTACTACAACGAACTTGCCTTATATCGAAATGCAAAGTTTAAGTACTTCAGATGAACAAAGTAAAAAGCGTTTTAAATTGTTTATTGAAAAATTACCTGCTGAAAAATCTGAAACTCAGGTTTTTAGTACATATGGTTTGAGTTCGGTGTCATCTGTACCCGAATTTTAACCCAATATTTTTTGATTCTTTAACAACTCAATAAAATCAATAAGTTATAATAGTCGGTTAATACTTGGGTCTTTTGTGGGATTTTAGGCATAACTTACTGTTATAGCTTTATTTTTTTCGTTAAAATTGTTGTTCACTGCCGTATAGGCAGCTTAGAAAATTAGCTCATCCATCCACTGCGTTTAAGCTGTGTTCACTGCCGTATAGGCAGCTTAGAAATAACAGGATGCGAGCACCATGTCGGATGGATTGTTCACTGCCGTATAGGCAGCTTAGAAAAATAAGAGGAGAAACAAAACTCCACTTCTCGGGTTCACTGCCGTATAGGCAGCTTAGAAAGATTGTTCCGGTTTATGGTGAGGTGACATTCGGTTCACTGCCGTATAGGCAGCTTAGAAATGAATAAATCCATCCGACATGGTGCTCGCATCCGTTCACTGCCGTATAGGCAGCTTAGAAATTTCCTGCTGTTTAAAATAATTAAATGGTCTAGTTCACTGCCGTATAGGCAGCTTAGAAATGTTTCAGTAGTAAGCTTGCCAGTTTTAGCGTGTTCACTGCCGTATAGGCAGCTTAGAAATGAATTTGCAGCACTTGAGCGAGCAAATGGCAGTTCACTGCCGTATAGGCAGCTTAGAAAATAAGCATTTAAATTAAAATTTTCACGTTTACGTTCACTGCCGTATAGGCAGCTTAGAAAATACGAACAACGTGCGTTACGCATTGAACAGCGTTCACTGCCGTATAGGCAGCTTAGAAATCAACAAAATCAATCGTAACAGTGTTGTCACGGTTCACTGCCGTATAGGCAGCTTAGAAAGATCAGCGGCACGTAAAGCTATGAAGATTGTTGTTCACTGCCGTATAGGCAGCTTAGAAATTTTGCTTTGCGCCCTGTGCTCCAACCGTTTCGTTCACTGCCGTATAGGCAGCTTAGAAATGGTGGGTTCAATCCTGGCCGAAATACAGCAAGTTCACTGCCGTATAGGCAGCTTAGAAAAAATAGAATATTATCTTTTAAGGCTTCTCAGCCGGTTCACTGCCGTATAGGCAGCTTAGAAAATCACTACACACTGCCAATACAACGCTATATTGTTCACTGCCGTATAGGCAGCTTAGAAAATAAATATTTTTAGTTCATTTAATAGGTTTATGTTCACTGCCGTATAGGCAGCTTAGAAAGCTAGTCCATGCACTCGTATCGAGATTGATGTGTTCACTGCCGTATAGGCAGCTTAGAAATTAGCTGCAATGTGTAGATAACATTAGCAGGCGTTCACTGCCGTATAGGCAGCTTAGAAATTAAACCCCATACATCACCCCAATCACCACTGGTTCACTGCCGTATAGGCAGCTTAGAAAAATATTCAAAGGGAAATCTGTCATCGTTCCGCGTTCACTGCCGTATAGGCAGCTTAGAAAAGATAAAAAAGAGCTGGTAAATCTTAGGAGATGTTCACTGCCGTATAGGCAGCTTAGAAAAATCCTTGAAACAGCTCTTTCACTAACGCGCCGTTCACTGCCGTATAGGCAGCTTAGAAA
This portion of the Acinetobacter sp. GSS19 genome encodes:
- the cas6f gene encoding type I-F CRISPR-associated endoribonuclease Cas6/Csy4, which produces MGFLGTKLRLFAESESDLKKFDIRKWLEFLEDYVHITSIREVPSDIKGYAVYKRKQVKTNAQRLARHRVKRGDIGFDEALARYSHVVTTTNLPYIEMQSLSTSDEQSKKRFKLFIEKLPAEKSETQVFSTYGLSSVSSVPEF